The following coding sequences are from one Ornithodoros turicata isolate Travis chromosome 1, ASM3712646v1, whole genome shotgun sequence window:
- the LOC135376585 gene encoding uncharacterized protein K02A2.6-like, translating into MDYDIVYKRSEDNGNADSLSRLPLPDVPPEGPDEAELYHLSQFEQLPVTHSTLRDATRRDVILSKIYWNVMNGWDSSNLDEDLVPYIRRKDELSVQQGVLTWGTRTVIPAKLVQSVLDELHRGHMGIVKMKALARSYVWWPNIDRDIEAVARNCEGCLKNQNKPPKAPYHPWEIPNGPWKRVHLDFAGPFQDKMFLVVVDTFSKWPEVIVMSSTTASYTVDVLRTIFARNGIPERIVTDNGPQFTSSVFMEFMRNNGIQHSLTAPYHPATNGLAERFVQTLKSSLKSMQGEGSIHENLSKFLIAYRTCPHTTTGETPSKLFLGREIRTRLSLIRTSVQDSIRDKQDKLFERNHGRERYFEPGQHVSVRDYRGTNKWTTGLVLRRHGPLSYEVKVGDKVWRRHIDQLKPGACERQNAREENRGPTSNDSAVPDGTRAHGSGSTTPTRSRRYSSERVAHDS; encoded by the coding sequence ATGGACTACGACATAGTGTATAAGAGGTCAGAAGACAACGGCAATGCTGACAGTTTGTCACGGTTACCTCTACCGGATGTTCCACCGGAGGGCCCAGATGAAGCTGAGCTTTACCATTTAAGCCAATTTGAGCAACTTCCTGTTACTCATTCAACACTGCGAGACGCAACCCGACGAGATGTTATTCTGTCCAAGATATATTGGAATGTCATGAATGGCTGGGACAGTTCTAACTTGGACGAAGATCTTGTGCCTTACATCCGACGCAAAGATGAACTATCTGTGCAACAAGGAGTTCTAACATGGGGCACTCGCACCGTCATTCCCGCGAAACTCGTACAGTCAGTTCTTGACGAGCTTCACCGTGGTCACATGGGAATCGTTAAAATGAAAGCTTTGGCACGATCCTACGTATGGTGGCCAAACATCGATCGTGACATCGAAGCTGTTGCAAGGAATTGCGAAGGTTGTCTGAAGAACCAAAATAAGCCACCTAAGGCTCCATATCATCCGTGGGAAATTCCTAACGGACCATGGAAACGAGTCCATTTGGACTTCGCCGGGCCATTCCAAGACAAAATGTTCCTGGTAGTTGTGGACACCTTCTCCAAATGGCCTGAAGTAATCGTCATGAGCTCTACTACTGCTTCTTACACTGTAGATGTCCTACGGACGATCTTTGCCAGAAACGGCATACCCGAACGTATCGTCACTGACAATGGACCACAGTTCACATCAAGCGTGTTCATGGAGTTCATGAGGAACAATGGAATTCAACATTCCTTGACAGCACCATACCACCCAGCAACCAATGGACTTGCTGAGCGTTTTGTCCAGACACTCAAATCAAGCCTGAAATCTATGCAGGGGGAAGGGAGTATCCACGAGAATCTCTCAAAGTTCCTTATTGCATATCGCACTTGCCCCCACACAACGACTGGAGAAACTCCATCAAAACTCTTCCTGGGACGCGAAATTCGCACCCGCCTGTCGCTTATCAGGACAAGTGTTCAAGACAGTATACGAGACAAGCAAGATAAATTGTTCGAGCGGAACCATGGAAGAGAACGTTACTTTGAACCGGGACAACATGTTTCTGTTCGTGACTATAGAGGAACCAATAAGTGGACCACTGGTCTTGTCCTCAGACGCCACGGACCATTGTCCTATGAAGTAAAGGTTGGTGACAAAGTCTGGCGCCGGCACATCGACCAGCTGAAACCGGGTGCCTGCGAACGTCAAAACGCTCGAGAAGAAAACCGCGGACCAACTTCAAATGACTCTGCTGTTCCAGATGGTACCAGAGCCCATGGTAGCGGATCGACCACACCAACCAGAAGCAGAAGATACTCCTCCGAGCGAGTTGCACACGACTCCTGA